From Synchiropus splendidus isolate RoL2022-P1 chromosome 10, RoL_Sspl_1.0, whole genome shotgun sequence, the proteins below share one genomic window:
- the edar gene encoding tumor necrosis factor receptor superfamily member EDAR: MSERRGQAKSIVLSSLFVCCMFASAEYSSCGEYEFLNQTSNSCQACPQCQPGQEPHMTCGYGVKDEDFACVPCPQGKYSKGKYEICRRHKDCDAFYKATVRIPGTPDSDAECGPCLPGYYMLENRQRNLGWDGMVCHSCQNAPPNTKECMPSTGPKEKPQADSGSTTVFPQPHKDPTGQGHLATALIIAMSTIFIMAIAIVLIIMFYILKAKPSGQACCTGQVVKSVEAQVNKQEDKKDVPDNVVIYAEKDDFDKLKAPPQKTTKSENDASSENEQLLSRSIDSDEEAALEKQGTAEPNKPKLNLCQLNAGNKPDLCLLSLGLLDHNRSCNGTLKTGASPTNNIITSPNHIADVNHITNENHISSVTSINNNNKTPGMLLSRRKKILDLYTRACNVTEGLSPTELPFDCLEKTSRMLSSSYSSEAAVVKTWRHLAESFGLKRDEIGGMSDGLQLFERVSTAGYSIPDLLTRLVQIERLDAVESLCSDMLSSGETAAASGRQGISSFHSQLICPSPCPSPSQRCASV, translated from the exons ATGTCAGAGAGGAGAGGTCAGGCCAAGTCCATCGTTCTGTCGTCACTATTT GTATGTTGCATGTTTGCCAGTGCTGAGTATTCCAGCTGTGGGGAGTACGAGTTCCTGAACCAGACCAGTAACAGCTGCCAGGCCTGCCCACAGTGCCAGCCAGGGCAAGAACCACACATG ACATGTGGCTACGGTGTCAAGGATGAGGACTTTGCCTGCGTGCCGTGTCCACAGGGGAAATACTCAAAGGGTAAATATGAGATCTGCAGACGTCATAAAGACTGCGACGCTTTCTACAAAGCCACAGTTCGCATCCCGGGGACACCTGACAGCGATGCAGAGTGTGGACCATGTTTACCAGG GTATTACATGTTGGAAAACAGGCAGAGGAACCTGGGATGGGATGGAATGGTTTGCCACTCGTGCCAAAATGCCCCTCCAAACACCAAAGAGT GCATGCCCTCCACTGGACCCAAAGAAAAACCCCAAGCAGACTCAGGCAGCACTACTGTGTTTCCTCAACCACACAAAG ATCCCACAGGACAGGGCCACCTAGCCACGGCCCTCATCATCGCCATGTCAACCATCTTCATCATGGCCATCGCCATTGTCCTTATCATCATGTTTTACATCCTCAAAGCCAAACCGAGTGGCCAAG CTTGTTGTACAGGTCAAGTGGTGAAATCAGTTGAAGCTCAGGTGAACAAACAAGAGGACAAGAAGGACGTACCAG ATAACGTGGTCATCTATGCGGAAAAAGATGACTTCGACAAGCTGAAAGCTCCTCCTCAGAAGACCACAAAAAG TGAAAACGATGCATCGTCTGAGAATGAGCAGTTGCTTAGCCGAAGCATCGACAGCGATGAGGAGGCGGCGCTGGAAAAACAGGGAACCGCTGAGCCTAATAAGCCCAAACTCAACCTGTGTCAACTCAATGCGGGTAATAAGCCAGATCTGTGCCTGCTCTCTCTGGGTCTTTTGGACCACAATCGTTCCTGCAATGGGACCCTGAAGACTGGTGCCAGCCCCACAAATAACATCATCACTAGCCCCAACCACATCGCCGACGTCAACCACATCACGAACGAAAACCACATCAGCAGTGTGACCtcaatcaacaacaacaacaaaacgcCAGGG ATGTTACTGAGCAGAAGGAAAAAGATTCTGGATCTCTACACTAGAGCGTGCAATGTGACTGAGG GACTGAGTCCCACTGAGCTTCCATTCGACTGCCTGGAGAAGACAAGTCGCATGCTGAGCTCATCCTACAGCAGTGAAGCAGCAGTAGTAAAGACATGGAGGCACCTGGCTGAGAGCTTTGGCCTTAAACGCGATGAGATCGGAGGCATGAGTGACGGCTTGCAGCTCTTCGAAAGAGTGAGCACAGCGGGCTACAGTATCCCCGATCTCCTGACCCGCCTGGTGCAGATTGAGAGGCTTGATGCTGTGGAGTCGCTATGCTCAGACATGCTGTCTAGCGGCGAAACAGCCGCGGCAAGTGGACGACAGGGCATTAGCAGCTTTCACAGCCAGTTGATCTGCCCATCTCCGTGTCCATCTCCCTCTCAACGCTGCGCCAGTGTCTGA